One part of the Calidithermus timidus DSM 17022 genome encodes these proteins:
- a CDS encoding type II toxin-antitoxin system HicA family toxin produces MAGLEKLLEKMRRLPPEMRYEEVERVLRAYGFEEVRSSGSHHLFRHPDGRMLSVPKHRGQVVKTTYLKQVLKAIQEEA; encoded by the coding sequence ATGGCTGGGCTCGAGAAACTCTTAGAAAAAATGCGCCGTCTGCCGCCCGAGATGCGTTATGAGGAAGTCGAGCGGGTGCTGCGGGCGTATGGCTTCGAGGAGGTTCGCTCCAGCGGCAGCCACCATCTCTTTCGCCACCCGGATGGGCGGATGCTGAGTGTTCCCAAGCACAGAGGCCAGGTGGTCAAGACGACTTACCTCAAACAGGTTTTGAAGGCCATACAGGAGGAGGCATGA
- a CDS encoding ribulose bisphosphate carboxylase small subunit, with translation MRIHQGTFSFLPDLTDEQIERQIDYILRNGWSVSIEYTDDPHPYNTYWHMWGLPMFDLKDAAGAMFEFKKCREAFPNHYIKVNGFDPSPMWQAQRVSFIAHRPTQDDPGFRLKRTLWSDGRVQKYGLEPYVADKPAGERY, from the coding sequence ATGCGTATCCACCAAGGAACCTTCTCTTTCCTGCCCGATCTGACCGATGAGCAGATCGAGCGCCAGATTGACTACATCCTCCGCAACGGCTGGTCGGTTTCCATCGAGTACACCGACGACCCCCACCCCTACAACACCTACTGGCACATGTGGGGCCTGCCCATGTTCGACCTCAAGGATGCCGCTGGCGCCATGTTCGAGTTCAAGAAGTGCCGCGAGGCCTTCCCCAACCACTACATCAAGGTCAACGGCTTCGACCCCAGCCCCATGTGGCAGGCCCAGCGGGTGAGCTTTATTGCCCACCGGCCCACCCAAGACGACCCCGGCTTCCGCCTGAAGCGCACCCTGTGGTCGGACGGGCGGGTGCAGAAGTACGGCCTCGAGCCCTACGTAGCCGATAAGCCCGCTGGGGAACGTTACTAG
- the cbbX gene encoding CbbX protein, with amino-acid sequence MTETLNPTDLRALLQQTGVPEVLERLDRELVGLAPVKTRIHEIAAYLVVDKLRRELGLLATRPVLHMAFTGNPGTGKTTVALRMATILHRLGYIRRDHLVVASRDDLVGQYIGHTAPKTKEVLKRAMGGVLFIDEAYSLYRSENERDYGQETIEILLQVMENQREDLVVILAGYEDKMEQFFTLNPGMRSRIAHHIRFPDYTEEELVAIGKLMIAEQNYYLDEAAERAFVEYVRCRKRLPNFANARSVRNAIDRFKLRQAKRLFERAGQVTPDDLRRIAEEDIRASEVFRECEELMEGGQDAP; translated from the coding sequence ATGACCGAGACCTTAAATCCCACCGACCTGAGGGCCCTCTTGCAGCAGACCGGGGTGCCCGAGGTGCTGGAGCGCCTGGATCGCGAGCTGGTGGGCCTGGCGCCGGTCAAGACCCGCATCCACGAGATTGCAGCCTACCTGGTGGTGGACAAGCTGCGCCGCGAGCTGGGCCTGTTGGCTACCCGTCCGGTGCTGCACATGGCCTTCACCGGCAACCCCGGCACCGGCAAGACCACCGTGGCCCTGCGCATGGCCACCATCCTGCACCGGCTGGGCTACATACGGCGCGACCATCTGGTGGTGGCCAGCCGCGACGATCTGGTGGGGCAGTACATCGGCCACACCGCCCCCAAGACCAAGGAAGTCCTGAAGCGGGCCATGGGCGGGGTTCTGTTCATCGACGAGGCCTATAGCCTGTACCGCTCCGAGAACGAGCGGGACTACGGCCAGGAGACCATCGAAATCCTGTTGCAGGTCATGGAGAACCAGCGGGAAGACCTGGTGGTGATCCTGGCGGGCTACGAGGACAAGATGGAGCAGTTTTTTACCCTCAACCCCGGGATGCGCTCGCGCATCGCCCACCACATCCGCTTCCCCGACTACACCGAGGAGGAGCTGGTGGCCATCGGCAAGCTCATGATCGCCGAGCAGAACTACTACCTGGACGAGGCCGCCGAGCGAGCCTTCGTGGAGTATGTGCGCTGTCGTAAGAGGCTACCCAACTTCGCCAACGCCCGCAGCGTCCGCAACGCCATAGATCGCTTCAAACTGCGCCAGGCTAAGCGGTTGTTTGAGCGGGCCGGCCAGGTGACCCCCGACGACCTGCGCCGCATCGCCGAGGAGGACATCCGGGCCAGCGAGGTCTTCCGGGAGTGCGAGGAACTTATGGAAGGAGGCCAAGATGCCCCATAG
- a CDS encoding LysR family transcriptional regulator — translation MLKRRSLPNPQALRVFLCVVQEGSVGRAALSLGMTQPGVSQHLRALETLLGQPLFHRQGRRLILSKTGQDLLPEARRAVEALEEFMQAAQALERLERGRVEIGASTTMAVYVLPRYLTEFKRLYPEIRIKLESGSSERLIQRLLQGEIELAVVEAVEHLGGFERRLFYEDELVVIVTPEHPWAKKEEIEPERLAEVPLIVREPKAMTFRVLGSALEQAGLGINPVFYTDNHEVTKRLVLEGAGVGIVSNVVVRPNVKVGNLRALRIKGMELRRLFWLIYPSESGNPAAEALRAMLAS, via the coding sequence ATGTTAAAGCGACGCTCCCTGCCTAACCCCCAGGCCCTGCGGGTATTTTTGTGTGTGGTGCAGGAAGGCAGCGTGGGCCGCGCTGCCTTGAGCCTAGGCATGACCCAGCCGGGGGTAAGCCAGCACCTGAGGGCCCTCGAGACCCTCCTGGGCCAACCCTTGTTCCATCGCCAGGGCCGCCGGCTGATCCTGAGCAAAACCGGCCAGGACTTGCTGCCTGAAGCCAGGCGGGCAGTGGAAGCATTAGAGGAGTTTATGCAAGCCGCCCAGGCTTTGGAGCGCCTCGAGCGCGGACGGGTGGAGATTGGCGCCTCCACCACCATGGCGGTCTATGTGCTGCCCCGCTACCTGACCGAGTTCAAGCGGCTCTACCCCGAAATCCGCATCAAGCTGGAGAGCGGTAGCTCCGAGCGCCTCATCCAGCGGCTTTTGCAGGGCGAGATTGAGCTGGCCGTGGTGGAGGCCGTCGAGCACCTCGGGGGCTTCGAGCGCAGGCTGTTTTACGAAGACGAGCTGGTGGTGATCGTGACGCCGGAGCATCCCTGGGCCAAAAAAGAAGAAATAGAGCCCGAGCGACTGGCCGAGGTGCCGCTGATTGTGCGGGAGCCAAAAGCCATGACCTTCCGGGTGCTTGGCTCGGCCCTGGAACAGGCCGGCCTGGGAATTAACCCAGTCTTCTACACCGACAACCACGAGGTCACCAAGCGGCTGGTGCTCGAGGGAGCCGGAGTAGGGATCGTGTCGAATGTGGTGGTGCGGCCCAACGTGAAGGTGGGCAACTTGCGGGCTTTGCGCATCAAGGGCATGGAGCTGCGGCGGCTCTTCTGGCTCATCTACCCCAGCGAGTCCGGCAACCCGGCTGCCGAGGCGCTGCGGGCGATGCTGGCTTCCTAA
- a CDS encoding type II toxin-antitoxin system HicB family antitoxin, translated as MKKEAGRKPLDYYLGLRYPVTLVPEKEGGYTALIPDLPGCVSVGESAEEALAMVEEARRLWLEVAYEHGDEIPLPSTERSYGGRVLVRMPPNLHRRLAEGAEAEGVSLNQHIVGLLAEASVLHAVKNEIRGLRECVITLQQRMDDWEAYQFEYRSPQQGFMVHYSGVEVNGYAIQG; from the coding sequence ATGAAAAAGGAGGCGGGGCGTAAGCCTTTGGATTATTACCTGGGTCTGCGTTACCCGGTTACGCTGGTGCCCGAAAAGGAGGGGGGCTACACTGCGCTTATTCCCGACCTACCTGGCTGCGTTTCGGTAGGCGAGAGCGCAGAGGAAGCCCTGGCCATGGTCGAGGAGGCCCGCCGCTTGTGGCTCGAGGTGGCCTACGAGCATGGCGACGAAATTCCCCTGCCCTCCACCGAGCGCAGCTACGGCGGCAGGGTGCTGGTGCGGATGCCCCCCAACCTGCACCGCCGCCTGGCCGAAGGGGCCGAGGCCGAGGGGGTGAGCCTGAATCAGCACATCGTGGGCTTGCTTGCCGAGGCCAGTGTGCTGCATGCAGTAAAAAACGAGATTAGAGGTTTACGGGAGTGCGTCATAACCCTCCAGCAGCGCATGGACGACTGGGAGGCCTATCAGTTCGAGTACCGAAGTCCCCAGCAGGGGTTCATGGTGCACTATTCGGGAGTGGAAGTGAACGGCTATGCCATCCAAGGCTAG
- a CDS encoding HEPN domain-containing protein, which yields MPETLWEAARELDPHYIPARYPDAFPSGSFAVVLETALARRAAEREALLEQARRWARRGGISTWKVMWICCWFRLACLPTPSSASDS from the coding sequence GTGCCCGAGACCCTCTGGGAGGCCGCGCGGGAACTCGACCCGCACTACATCCCGGCCCGCTACCCCGATGCGTTTCCGTCGGGAAGCTTTGCGGTGGTGCTTGAAACCGCCCTGGCCCGGCGGGCAGCCGAGCGGGAGGCCCTGCTGGAGCAGGCCCGCCGCTGGGCGAGGCGCGGGGGGATTTCAACCTGGAAAGTGATGTGGATCTGCTGCTGGTTTCGCCTGGCCTGCCTGCCGACCCCCTCGAGCGCCAGCGATTCCTAA
- a CDS encoding form I ribulose bisphosphate carboxylase large subunit, with protein MIQDKEAKYKKGGVVEYRQMGYWQPDYEPKDTDTIALFRITPQPGVEPEEAAAAVAGESSTATWTVVWTDRLTTLERYQAKAYRVEPVPGNPEQYFAWIAYDLALFEEGSIANMTSSIIGNVFGFKALKALRLEDLRVPVAYLKTFLGAPHGIPVERDLLNKYGRPILGATVKPKLGLSGRNYGRVVYEALAGGLDFTKDDENINSQPFMRWRDRFNYAQEAVLKAEQASGERKGHYMNVTAADMEQVYERLEYAREIGSVIVMVDLTMGYTALQSVSKWCHKNGMILHLHRASHATFTRQKNHGINFRVLAKWMRMLGVDHIHAGTAVGKLEGDPNLTRGYYDILRLQHVMPDPVKGIFFEQDWGYLPAVMPVASGGIHAGQMHQLLDLFGDDVVLQFGGGTIGHPMGIAAGATANRVALEAMVLARNEGRDILAEGPQILREAAKNSPALASALEIWKDVTFDYTSTDTADVLPTPSM; from the coding sequence GTGATTCAGGATAAAGAGGCCAAGTACAAAAAGGGCGGGGTGGTGGAGTACCGTCAGATGGGCTACTGGCAGCCCGACTACGAACCCAAAGACACCGATACCATCGCCCTCTTCCGCATCACCCCACAGCCGGGGGTGGAGCCCGAGGAAGCCGCCGCAGCGGTGGCGGGGGAGTCCTCTACCGCCACCTGGACGGTGGTCTGGACCGACCGGCTGACCACCCTCGAGCGCTACCAGGCCAAGGCCTACCGGGTGGAGCCGGTGCCCGGCAACCCCGAGCAGTACTTCGCCTGGATTGCCTACGACCTGGCCCTCTTCGAGGAAGGCTCCATCGCCAACATGACTTCTTCCATCATCGGGAACGTCTTCGGCTTCAAGGCCCTCAAGGCGCTGCGGCTGGAAGACCTGCGGGTGCCGGTGGCCTACCTCAAGACCTTCCTGGGGGCCCCCCACGGCATCCCGGTGGAGCGCGACCTGCTGAACAAGTACGGCCGCCCCATCCTGGGGGCGACGGTCAAGCCCAAGCTGGGCCTCTCCGGGCGCAACTACGGGCGGGTGGTCTACGAGGCCCTGGCGGGCGGGCTCGACTTCACCAAAGACGACGAAAACATCAACTCCCAGCCCTTCATGCGCTGGCGCGACCGCTTCAACTACGCCCAGGAGGCCGTCTTGAAGGCTGAGCAGGCCTCGGGCGAGCGCAAGGGGCACTACATGAACGTGACCGCCGCCGACATGGAGCAGGTCTACGAGCGCCTCGAGTACGCCCGGGAGATCGGCTCGGTGATCGTGATGGTAGACCTGACCATGGGCTACACCGCCTTGCAGTCGGTCTCCAAGTGGTGCCACAAAAACGGCATGATTTTGCACCTGCACCGGGCCTCGCACGCCACCTTCACCCGCCAGAAGAACCACGGCATCAACTTCCGGGTGCTGGCCAAGTGGATGCGGATGCTGGGGGTGGACCACATCCACGCCGGTACGGCGGTGGGGAAGCTCGAGGGCGACCCCAACCTGACCCGTGGCTACTACGACATCCTGCGCCTACAACACGTCATGCCCGACCCGGTCAAGGGCATCTTCTTCGAGCAGGATTGGGGCTATTTGCCGGCGGTGATGCCGGTGGCCTCGGGCGGTATCCACGCCGGTCAGATGCACCAGCTTTTGGATCTCTTTGGCGACGATGTGGTCTTGCAGTTCGGCGGGGGCACTATCGGGCACCCCATGGGCATTGCGGCCGGGGCCACGGCCAACCGGGTGGCCCTCGAGGCCATGGTGCTGGCCCGCAACGAGGGGCGCGACATCCTGGCCGAAGGCCCGCAAATCCTGCGCGAAGCGGCCAAGAATTCGCCGGCCCTGGCTTCGGCCCTGGAAATCTGGAAGGACGTCACCTTCGACTACACCTCCACCGACACCGCCGACGTACTGCCCACTCCTTCTATGTAA
- the glpX gene encoding class II fructose-bisphosphatase translates to MLAIERPTRNLSLDLLRSTEAAALAAARWVGLGNKNDGDQAAVDAMRLLLSTIPMRARVVIGEGEKDQAPMLYNGEELGTGEGPETELAVDPIEGTRLVAHGRGGAISVIAAAEKGGLFNPGPGFYAAKLVVGPQAKEAINLAASPEENLRAIAKALGKRVRELTVFVLDKPRHARLIDQIRYAGARVSLHTDGDVAGALAAVLPDTGIDVLMGTGGTPEGVIAAVAVKALGGGMQMRLDPQSEEERWALVNNDYNTQRIYTLEELCPAEDTHFAATGITDGQFLRGVRYRNTHATTHGLVIRGHTGTLRYIESYHRLEKLRAISGELY, encoded by the coding sequence ATGCTAGCCATTGAGCGCCCTACCCGCAACCTGTCGCTGGACTTGTTGCGCAGCACCGAGGCCGCTGCGTTGGCGGCAGCTCGCTGGGTAGGGCTGGGGAACAAAAACGACGGCGACCAGGCGGCGGTAGATGCCATGCGCCTGCTCCTGTCTACTATCCCAATGCGGGCCAGGGTAGTGATCGGGGAAGGCGAAAAAGACCAAGCCCCCATGCTCTACAACGGCGAGGAGCTGGGCACGGGCGAAGGCCCCGAGACCGAGCTGGCGGTAGACCCCATCGAGGGCACAAGGCTGGTGGCCCACGGACGTGGCGGGGCCATCAGCGTGATTGCCGCCGCCGAGAAGGGGGGGCTCTTTAACCCCGGCCCCGGCTTTTACGCGGCCAAGCTGGTGGTGGGCCCGCAGGCCAAGGAGGCCATCAACCTTGCGGCCAGCCCGGAGGAGAACCTGCGCGCCATTGCCAAGGCCCTGGGCAAGCGGGTACGCGAGCTCACGGTGTTTGTGCTGGACAAGCCCCGCCATGCCCGGCTCATAGACCAGATTCGCTACGCCGGTGCCCGGGTGAGCCTGCACACCGACGGCGACGTAGCCGGAGCCCTGGCAGCGGTGCTGCCCGACACCGGCATTGATGTGCTGATGGGCACCGGGGGCACCCCCGAAGGGGTGATTGCGGCGGTGGCGGTCAAGGCGTTGGGTGGGGGCATGCAGATGCGCCTCGACCCCCAGAGCGAGGAGGAGCGCTGGGCTCTGGTCAACAACGACTACAACACCCAGCGAATCTATACCCTGGAGGAGCTCTGCCCTGCCGAGGACACCCACTTCGCCGCCACCGGCATCACCGATGGACAGTTTTTGCGCGGAGTACGCTACCGCAACACCCACGCCACCACCCATGGCCTGGTGATCCGGGGCCACACCGGCACCCTGCGCTACATCGAGTCGTATCACCGCCTGGAGAAGCTTCGGGCCATCAGTGGGGAGCTGTACTGA
- the rpe gene encoding ribulose-phosphate 3-epimerase, with the protein MPKLLVAPSILTADFVRLGEQIQEAEAAGVDWIHLDVMDGRFVPNLTFGPLVVEAIRRVTQLPLDVHLMIVEPERYLRDFAQAGADWITVHVEATPHAHRAVQQIKELGKKAGLALNPATPLEAMLPLLPELDLALLMSVNPGFGGQKYIPTSTERIRRLRGLRDHLNPACLIEVDGGIKPENLGEVYRAGVDVVVVGSALFNNQPLAENMERLLRLLGEGYAVGPR; encoded by the coding sequence ATGCCTAAACTCCTGGTAGCCCCCTCCATCCTCACCGCCGATTTTGTCCGGCTGGGCGAGCAGATCCAAGAGGCCGAGGCGGCGGGGGTGGACTGGATTCACCTGGATGTGATGGACGGGCGTTTTGTGCCCAACCTGACCTTTGGCCCCTTGGTGGTGGAGGCCATCCGCCGGGTGACCCAGCTTCCCCTGGACGTGCACTTGATGATCGTGGAGCCCGAGCGCTACCTGCGGGACTTCGCCCAGGCCGGCGCCGACTGGATCACGGTGCACGTTGAGGCCACCCCCCACGCCCACCGGGCGGTGCAGCAGATCAAAGAGCTGGGCAAGAAGGCCGGGCTGGCCCTCAATCCGGCCACGCCCTTGGAGGCCATGCTGCCCCTTCTGCCCGAGCTCGACCTGGCCCTTTTGATGAGCGTGAACCCCGGCTTTGGCGGGCAGAAGTACATCCCCACCAGTACCGAGCGCATCCGGCGCCTGCGGGGTTTGCGCGACCACCTGAACCCGGCCTGTCTGATTGAGGTAGACGGAGGCATCAAACCCGAGAACCTAGGAGAGGTTTACCGGGCCGGGGTGGATGTGGTGGTGGTGGGCAGCGCGTTGTTCAACAACCAGCCGTTGGCCGAGAATATGGAAAGACTCTTAAGACTTTTAGGAGAAGGGTATGCCGTTGGCCCTAG
- a CDS encoding phosphoribulokinase has protein sequence MPHRPFMLGIAGDSGVGKTTISSGITRLLGQERTTNICVDDYHKYDRKQRAELQITPLNPECNYMDIMEQHVRLLAMGEPILKPVYNHSTGTFDPPIYIPPPRAIKDNGRLIPRAVVLEGLLTLFSEPMRERYHLKVYLDPEEDLRREWKIKRDVAKRGYTPEQVVADIERRMPDSKAYIWPQKEHADIVVRFYRPPGYDPEQPSTLSVRITLKRSLPKLDLTEVLHSAYEEEPSVIRLEARKEADILDISGGLEPERAAVFERLIWEQLGQHAEQFNPELIGTFWDKGGQSYPLALTQLVIAYHLIHMREQAIQKGALAYA, from the coding sequence ATGCCCCATAGACCCTTCATGCTCGGCATTGCAGGCGACTCGGGGGTGGGCAAGACCACTATCTCGAGCGGTATCACCCGCTTGTTGGGCCAGGAGCGCACCACCAACATCTGCGTGGACGACTACCACAAGTACGACCGCAAGCAGCGGGCCGAGCTGCAGATTACCCCCCTCAACCCCGAGTGCAACTACATGGACATCATGGAGCAGCACGTGCGTCTTTTGGCCATGGGGGAGCCCATCTTGAAGCCGGTCTACAACCACTCCACCGGAACGTTTGATCCCCCCATCTATATTCCACCTCCCAGGGCCATCAAGGACAACGGCCGTTTGATTCCCCGGGCGGTGGTTCTGGAGGGCCTGCTCACGCTCTTTTCCGAGCCCATGCGGGAGCGCTACCATCTGAAAGTCTACCTCGACCCTGAGGAAGATCTGCGGCGCGAGTGGAAGATCAAGCGCGACGTGGCCAAACGGGGCTACACCCCTGAGCAAGTGGTGGCCGACATCGAGCGACGGATGCCCGACTCCAAGGCCTACATCTGGCCCCAGAAGGAGCACGCCGACATCGTGGTGCGCTTCTACCGTCCCCCCGGCTACGACCCCGAGCAACCCAGCACCCTCTCGGTGCGCATCACCCTCAAGCGCAGCCTGCCCAAGCTCGACCTGACCGAGGTACTGCACTCGGCCTACGAGGAAGAGCCCTCGGTGATCCGGCTCGAGGCCCGCAAAGAGGCCGACATTCTGGATATCTCGGGGGGCTTGGAGCCCGAGCGGGCGGCGGTCTTTGAGCGACTCATCTGGGAGCAGCTCGGCCAGCACGCCGAACAATTCAACCCCGAGCTCATCGGCACCTTCTGGGACAAAGGGGGCCAGAGCTATCCCCTGGCCCTCACCCAGCTGGTCATCGCGTACCATCTGATACATATGCGCGAGCAGGCCATTCAAAAAGGAGCCTTGGCCTATGCCTAA